The nucleotide sequence CCTAGGAATAGCCGTAGTGGAAAATGCCACACTGATCTCTCACCTGAGGAGACAGACTCTTGCCTTGTACCCATGGTTGACAGTGAAGAAACCACACAAGAGAGCTGTCAATCATGGGACGACTCACTGAGCAACACTGCACATTGTCCTAGTGTAGCAGTTGATGATCAGGTGGTTGTTCAGGACAAATGTAGCATGAAAGAAGAACCACAAGAAGGTAACCTTCTATAGTTGCATGAATCATCAGGTTGAATTGAGTGGTGCATTTTTTTTTATCATCAAACAGAAATAACTCTAGAATCTTGTGCAGGACAAGGAGATGTTACTGATGTGGTAGACACGACATGTATTGAAGAAATTGGCAAAATAGATTGTTCTGAAACAATATGCAACACACAATCCATCTCAGCAGAACTATGCAGAGATAGCCCGCAGCCAGTAAGCTCCCCCAAAAAAAACATAGCATTGTCTCATATTTTTGTTGCGATATTATTTATGTTAACGTCACATGTTTCATTTATAGGATATGATAGAGAAAGCAGAGCAAGGAAAAGAACCTGTTCAAATCTTGTTGAGCTATCCTGAGAGCATTGTTGAATTGGAGCAGCAAGAACCAGGAACACCTGAACCAAGAGCATCGGCCAAATTTATCTCAGATTGTTCCCCCGAGCTAAGCCATGACAAGCAAGAACAGCCCAGTCCTGTGTCTGTTCTTGATTCATTCTATGAAGATGTTGCAGATCCTGAATGCGAAAACATTAAACAATGTGAGCCCAATTTACATAAAATCATAAATATATGTAACCCTTTTCCCCTTTCCCAGTAAAAAATAATCTGTTCAAATAGATCTGTATGACTTAACCCTTTTGTGACATACAGGTGATCTGCATGAAGAGTTGCGTGGAGCCCTGTACTTCCCAGATAACGAATCAGATCTAAAGGTCTTTTGGGAGGAGAAGAGCATCCGGTTAGACTATATAAAGTTGGTTTTGGAGCTCTCAGAATTATGTGCTGAACAGAATTTAGAGGTATGGTATCTGGAGGATGAATTAATCAGCCCTTGCCTGTTGGAAGAACTACCGAATCAAGGTGATCAAATAGACGATCTGAAAATTCTGTTTGACTGTATCTGCGAAGCTCTAACAGAGATCCAGGAGAGATATTTTAGGCTCTCTTCTTGGTTGTCGTTTCTCAAACACGACATACGGGCACCTCCAATGGGAGAAGACCTCGTCGCAGAAGTTGACAAATATGTCGATGATTACCTCCGACATAGTTTTCCAAGTACATTAGATCATACAATAAAAAAGGATTTCGAAGTTCGGACATGGATGGACATTCGGTCGAAGACTGAAGGTATCGTTGTGGAGATATGGGAGTTTGTGTTAGACGAACTTATCGATGAGGCTGTTTTCGATTTGTGGATTTGAAGCTCTGATCAGGTCCCCTGTCGGTGGTGCTTTGTGAGGGGCATATACAGTAGGTATAACTGTAGATGTTTTCATGCTGACAATAACACCATTTTACGTGGCGGAATAACACTGGCTGTTTTGTTTGGCCCGTGCGAGTAAAGTAATGAGAGTGtgaacttcaacgacgttttgcTCGTCGAAGTGTGTATAACTGCAGCGGAAGAAACTCCTCTGATGCATGACAGCGGAAGTTTCAACCTGCAAACCTCCCAGCCGTGCAGCTTGTCTAGACTAGATGAAGTTTGGGCAGCCTGTCACAGCCATGCCTCTTGGACAGCTAAAATGCACAGCAGTCTGAAGGCTTTGCGGATTTTCCTCTTGTACATTGTGATCAGAGGTGATCACACATGTATATTTTTTCTCGTTGTGTTTGTGTGTACATGTGTAATAGTTTTTCGAGAATCACACATGTGTAACAGTTACCATAATACTATATGACAGATCAAATGCCACTGCATGTTCTTCAATTTGCGAAATACCGTTGTCTTTTCAGTTAAGTTGGACCACGCATTGTTTCTTTGGATAAGAAATGTGCGCTATCTGTATTTGCTGTTACTCAAAGTGGGTGTCAActacgtgcgtgcgtgcgtgcgtgtgtgtgtgtgtgtgtgtgtgtgtgtgaagtgCAGTGCATTTGATCATCAACCTTTCTAATGTTATCGCAGTAAATTCAACTAAACTTGAGGTTTTCAGCGAGTCAAGTTGCATGGTCATGAATGTGCCTGACTATTCTTTGTGTTATTAGGTTGGATGTTTGGGTCGTCTAAGGATATATAACAAGCTTTTTGACAGTCATAGATACCAAGCAGCAAGCATCTCACTTGGTCCTTAGCTTCACCAAGATCGATGAGCAAGAAAGAGGGGCAAATCAGACACACTGTTGGTCAGACACCGCCTGAAATCAGAtgaaaaagtcaaaaaaaaataaaaaatcttaCAGGACTCacagttggtcaggcaaactctgcATATTTTCTTTGCAAGATATATAGACCTTACAAATCCTTGACTACGTCAGTAGTAGAAATCTCACGGTACAAAAGTTACCGTAAGATCATCATCCTAACCTACGCCGTTTCCCATCACAGAGAGCTGGGAACAAGGCTCGAAAGTAAGTACATTTTGCTCTTATAAGAGCATTCATTCATTCACTCTCTCGACGAATCCGTCCGTCAGGTTTGGTTCGTCGCTCACTGTTTATTTCCTGGCAGCCTTGTCGGCAAAAAGAACCTCGTCCGTCCACGAGACGATGTTGAACGCCAGGCTCTCCAGCACCCTCGAGTAGCTCTCCAGGATCGCCTGCCCAACATCCTACACACAAAAAATGGCCATGTCAAGTTCAGATAAATGTATGTTCGTGTCAAATTCAGATGATGCGGATGTGGGATGATGTTGTTGATTGGCTACCTTGTTGAACTGGATCTTGCTGGTGTCGAGGGTGGTCTGGGAGAGGCCGGGGAAGCGGTTCTTGATGCAGAGGAGGAGGCTCTCGGCCCTGCCGGCCAGGGCCACGTtcttgccgccctcgccgccgtcgtcgGCGGCCGCGGCGAGCTCCTTGACCCTGCTCCACTGCGCCGACCTGCCGACGCCGTGGCTCGCGGTCGCCTTGCGCCGCCACACGTACATGGCCGCCTCCACCCGGTCGGCCAGCGCCAGCGCCTCGTGCTCCGACGACACGTCCACGCAGTCCAGCAGGTAGTCCGGCGAGAACTTGTCGGAGCTGTGCATGGCGCGGTACACCGCGTCCCCGACGCTCGCCTTGCCGCTCTTCGGGAGCAGCGCCATGAACGACTCCGGCACCTCCATGTCGCTCAGCACGCCGCTGTTGATGGCCACGGCCGCCTTGTGGATCTGGTTCGCGCAGTCGCGCCTCTGACGGAGCTCCTTGCGCGCCTTCACGGACAGCCCGCCCTCCGGGACGCACGGCACCGGCACCCACCACTTCTCCTCGTTCCGCTGGGTCGTCGTTGTCGTCGACCGCCGgaacgacgacgacggcgaggacgACGAGGTCACCGACCCGAACGACCTCGTCCCGGCGTCCGCGTACCAGAACTCCGCCTTCTGGAAGCTGTCCATGATCTCCTGCACATGTCAACGACACATTTTGTTGGCACTGATCAGAATTCGGAACAATGAAAGATCATCACCTCGTCGTCGGAAGAAAGATCATCTACTGTACTTACGATGAGCATGGCGTCGAGCTTCTCGAGGGCGGGGAGGTTGATGTAGATGTCGGATCTTGGCCTGGTGGCCATGACCTCGACGCGGGTGCCGTCGGAGAGCGGCTGCGTGGAGGGGTAGAACTCGACGATGTAGTCGCAGACGGCGAGGAGGCAGTCCATCTCCCTCCTCCACATGGTCTTCTTCCCCGCCGGCAGCGGCTCCAGCTTGTGGCAGTTCCCGAAGACCGTCGCGTAGAGGTTGGTGATGGCGTTGGAGATGGCGACAGCGGTGCACACGCCCttgccgccgccggacatgtcctcGCCCAGCAGCAGCTTGGAGAACCTCTCCTTGACCAGGTCCAGCTCGTCCTCGGCGGAGCGGCGGTCGAGCACGTCAGCGCGGGGCTTCATGCTGAGCCGGCTGAGCGCGGCGGCGGGGGAGCCGCGGCCGCCGATGAGCTTGGACACGGCGGCCGTCCCGAAGGGCCCGCTGTGGTCAACGCTGCGCTCCGAGAAGGTGGACACGTCCGAGGCGGTGCGGCTGAAGTCCACCGTGTCGTGCAGGCTCGGCGCCGTGGACGACGACGAGCAGCACTGCGCCTCTGCCTCGGAGCTCTCGTCGGACAATGAGACCGACGGGCTGCTGCTGCTGTCAGCCATGGTTATTGGCTTCCTTCCTTTCTTCCTCCCTTCGTGCAGTACAGTTAGCTAGTCCTGCTTTATAAGGAAAGGGTCCCGGTGAATTCTCGCGAATGGCGCGACAAATCCATCGAAATGGGAGCACCGGACAAAATTTGAACTCCTGTGCGCTTAATACAAAATTTAAACACATTTCCCGAAATTTGAGCGATTCATTCTTGTTTTTAACATCTTGATTTGCTGCTTTTTAGACGATGGCGAGGTGACTCCATACCAATCCATGGCTAGTTGAGCATGCCATGCAGATCGCAAGAAAGTAGCCATGAAATGCTTTTGCTTTTGAATCTTCTTTAGATGCATGGGAAGAAAACAAGCACGCCTTTTTGCAATTCCACCACAAATTCTTCTTGGCTGTTGGATGCAAATCAAAGGAAACAAATGGGAAGGGGAAGCAAATTAGTACCTTTTGTGCCGCTGATTTGATCCCTAAGCCAATGATCTCCTTGTCCTTGCCAAATGCTTTGGAAGAAGAAAAGCTCTTGTGTTCTCTCCAAATGTTTCCCTCTATCAGCTTTCTCTCTGCTCTGGCAGGTTTCCCTTTTTCTCTTTCTCAACAATGGCAGAGCACAGAGGGGAGAAGCGGCAATGTGAGCAACGGATGGTATGTTTTTTCCTTGGTCATGGAAAGTGGTCATGCCATTGGAGAGATTAGTGACTCGATTTCTTTCTATATTTTATTGGTCGTGGGATGGAAGTGTCTGTCTAAAGAAATCGGGGCAGGATTATGTTTGCGTGTCTGAAATTAAGGGATAGTCAACCATGGTATTGGTGGGCTGGATCATTGCTAATCTTTGTGATGTTTTTTTTTCCAACCAGGCTCACAACCCCTTTCCATTAATTTTACAATCAACGGAAATATATCAGTCTGTATCCAAGTTCTTAGTATCCGAATTACCAACTAACCCAAAACCGGACAAACCTTGCGCGAAATGAGACTGAAAAGGGGGGGGAGCGAGTTGGCGCATCATCAGGAAACCCACCGCATGATGATCCTGGAACGGACCACCAGCCATGGGGCGAAAACCTGATGACACTCACTCTTTGTGATGTAGTATAATATTCTGTATATTGGACAGATAAAAGAAGAGGGGAAAATGACACAGGAATTTCCACTCCAAGCTGGCTTAGTATGCTTTCTAGTTACACATTTTAAGCATTATACCATACAATACATGTTTAAATGACAGAGAAATATCGCAGATAATACATTGATCGAGAAAAGTGAACGAAAAAACCTTGCAACTTACAAAACTACAAATGGACATTTTAGGCACCGAGGCTCCGTTTGGCATTGCAGTGGAAAATCAACTTTCCATGTTGAGTTAAATTGCACTTTGTATCCCTGAGTTTTACGTTTGTGACATCAATTATTCATTTAGCAGATTTTTCGCATTTCGCTCCATTAAAGCAAATTTATGCCACATTTTACCCCATTTAAGCATACCTGTGCTAAAAAGGTAAAGAAAAATCTACTAAATAGGGTAAGTGTTGTCACATTGAAACTTAGGGGTAAAAGGTGAAATCTTCCCTTCCATTCGCTTCACTTCATTGCCGTCCTCCTCCTCGCACCGTCGTTCGTCCCACTTCCCCTTCTTTCTCCTTCCACCTCCTCTTGATGTTAGTGGTCGGTCACATTGCAAGGCTCTTGATGTTAGTGGTCAGTCACATTGCAAGGCACGATAGTGATGTGGGCTCTCtagatttttctttctttctagaaGACAGAATGCATCACAACCACATCACATGTGTCACAAATGATTGGGGGACAGTAAGATTATTAGTGAGCTGGAAAGAGCGGTTTACCATGGCCTAGCGGGCCGTGCAACAGAGAGGATGATTGAGATTAGTTGGTTACATTACAAATGATAGTGCACGTACGGCTAAGCTATAGGTAAACGTTCATGATAGTATAAATTTAATCCAAGCAGGGCGATGGACCGGTGCAGTATAGTAGCAGTAGGGGCAGGTCGCTAATGCGGCGTGATTTATGCGATGGAAGATgaaaatgttcatttatttgcgGCTAGCTGTAGTAGTGTTAACTTTGCGTGCAGAGTGGCCAAAGCTCCATTCAACCCTTGCACGACAGTTTTTTTCCGAAACCGTGGCGTGATCATGTATGGACGGTGCGGAGGTCAAGGACACGGTAGGTCTAACTTTTTCTTACTGTATGAAAGAAATTTGAAGAAGAAACGAAGTAATCTTGTGATGAATTATTAATTAAACAGTTTTGCTAAacatcagtcgactgagattttgTTATGTCTCAGTCGATGCAATATTTTTTTATCTTGCAAGGAGATTCGTGCAAAAactttctttttaatttttcttttcttATGTACTATATCACTTGATTGATgcttggttaagtctcagtcgactgagacctaggcACATCCTTAATTAAATTTTCTTCTTGAGAATTGAATCAGCTGGCTGTTTAGCTCATAGTTCATCCTCAGTATCATGTATTTCTTAAAGAAATGTAGACTTTCTTTTTTAAACAGAACAAACTAAAATGCTTAAATACATGCACATACACTCGAGAAGAAaggagaaaaaaaaaagaggaaaatgagaggcacgAGCCTTTAGCAAAAGTTTTTCGTGCACGTGTTCATCGTGTGATTTGATGTGGGCGAGTTCCAACAGAATCTGATAGGTTCCGACGGTCGACTGACTGGTGAGGTGACGATGGGAGGCGATCGTGGAGGCGattgatgatgttatgtacctagggtagggtcatggacctatccaagataccatacccaaggacatccttagacgaagctacctttcagtcgaccaagagagactccactcgaccggctagaagacactcgacgaacctaaagacactcgaccatgaagactcactcgaccatcaggagttcagaatctactctgtatccaaacggtctgtaattaagtagtcttaatggtcatgatgacactttatgtagggcgttaccagtaacgcccggccttaatgtactttaaccctctgctacgtgggttggctggggtcctggcgtcctctatataagccactcccctccactggtagaagggtt is from Triticum aestivum cultivar Chinese Spring chromosome 1B, IWGSC CS RefSeq v2.1, whole genome shotgun sequence and encodes:
- the LOC123091859 gene encoding rop guanine nucleotide exchange factor 3, which codes for MADSSSSPSVSLSDESSEAEAQCCSSSSTAPSLHDTVDFSRTASDVSTFSERSVDHSGPFGTAAVSKLIGGRGSPAAALSRLSMKPRADVLDRRSAEDELDLVKERFSKLLLGEDMSGGGKGVCTAVAISNAITNLYATVFGNCHKLEPLPAGKKTMWRREMDCLLAVCDYIVEFYPSTQPLSDGTRVEVMATRPRSDIYINLPALEKLDAMLIEIMDSFQKAEFWYADAGTRSFGSVTSSSSPSSSFRRSTTTTTQRNEEKWWVPVPCVPEGGLSVKARKELRQRRDCANQIHKAAVAINSGVLSDMEVPESFMALLPKSGKASVGDAVYRAMHSSDKFSPDYLLDCVDVSSEHEALALADRVEAAMYVWRRKATASHGVGRSAQWSRVKELAAAADDGGEGGKNVALAGRAESLLLCIKNRFPGLSQTTLDTSKIQFNKDVGQAILESYSRVLESLAFNIVSWTDEVLFADKAARK